A window from Pseudobutyrivibrio ruminis HUN009 encodes these proteins:
- a CDS encoding glycosyltransferase family 4 protein, translated as MKVLHVSKSSTYSGMENVAINIINAMPEDIHSVYLTATGSVETKLLEHDIEYIGVEKVDENAIKEAIDEVKPDIIHAYEYDCSLMCTKVTDTIPIISHIYSVPKWVQKIGPKSVIYGGACKNFTKIIIPNKIVEEKAWFKDKMAGKTVVLGTPFNAVKIFEKGYLPGTEMSKEKLEKYKSDLLFVGYLTDDKNPYEFVRIVKEVKETHPDIKAIIVGGGDLGSECLELIGRYNLSENITMVGLQHNPYIYMNQTKILVAPSKFEGFGMAAVEAMAFGKPVLVSKVGGFLTTVNDDCGKICGTDKKPVDRDAFVSNINELLDNQEIYRMKSDGARRHAKDLNNFETYMEEVKKIYEDAYQTARKN; from the coding sequence ATGAAAGTTTTACATGTATCTAAGTCATCAACTTACAGTGGCATGGAAAACGTTGCGATTAATATAATCAACGCCATGCCAGAAGATATTCACAGCGTGTATCTCACAGCCACAGGCTCTGTTGAGACAAAGCTGCTGGAGCATGACATCGAATACATCGGTGTTGAAAAGGTTGATGAAAATGCTATCAAAGAAGCTATTGATGAGGTAAAGCCAGATATCATTCATGCCTATGAGTATGACTGCAGCCTCATGTGCACAAAGGTGACTGACACTATTCCAATCATCAGCCACATTTATTCTGTGCCAAAATGGGTTCAGAAAATTGGCCCTAAATCCGTAATTTATGGCGGAGCATGTAAGAACTTTACAAAGATAATCATCCCAAACAAAATCGTGGAAGAGAAAGCTTGGTTTAAGGATAAAATGGCAGGTAAGACTGTGGTCCTTGGCACACCTTTCAATGCAGTAAAGATTTTTGAAAAGGGATATTTACCAGGCACAGAGATGTCAAAAGAAAAGCTGGAGAAATATAAATCAGACTTGCTTTTCGTAGGATATCTCACAGATGACAAGAACCCTTACGAGTTCGTAAGAATAGTTAAAGAGGTCAAGGAGACTCATCCTGACATCAAAGCCATTATTGTAGGCGGCGGTGATTTAGGAAGCGAGTGCCTTGAATTAATTGGAAGATACAATCTTTCAGAGAATATTACAATGGTGGGCCTTCAGCACAATCCATACATCTACATGAATCAGACCAAGATTCTTGTGGCACCTTCCAAATTCGAAGGCTTTGGTATGGCAGCTGTTGAGGCAATGGCCTTTGGCAAGCCTGTGCTTGTCAGCAAAGTTGGTGGATTTCTCACCACCGTAAACGATGATTGTGGAAAAATATGCGGCACAGACAAGAAGCCTGTGGATAGAGATGCATTTGTTTCCAATATCAATGAGCTCCTGGACAATCAGGAGATATACAGAATGAAGTCAGATGGCGCCAGAAGGCATGCCAAGGACTTAAATAATTTTGAAACATACATGGAAGAAGTAAAGAAGATTTATGAGGATGCTTACCAAACTGCTAGAAAAAATTAA
- a CDS encoding exopolysaccharide biosynthesis polyprenyl glycosylphosphotransferase: MNHNVRNIETGKRMFRFVSSVVLVTVLATLFGVMWYMRLQMLMSQRFLSIGNYLMIGLYVVLTVLMINTFKGFNIGSGRISILTMSQAIAMGLVNMLEFIIVILMTRIKQLMWMTLAYIIVLTIADAIAVLVITYVSTKLYRAVFPPFTILNIYGDYQNDLVRKMNRRADKYRITGEMSCMEPLDKIIRELENYDAVLVNDVPSEIRNDIVKACFATDKRVYFTPKISDILIKGAEEVNLFDTPLYLCKNVGMDGISATLKRLGDIFISLVGIILSSPVMLVTAILIHKYDGGPVFYKQTRCTIGGKEYKIMKFRSMITDAEKDGKARLASENDDRITPIGHFIRATRIDELPQFFNILKGEMSVVGPRPERPEIIAEYIKDVPEFAFRTHVKAGLTGYAQVYGKYNTTSYDKLKLDMIYVEKCSVFLDIQLILMTLRVIFTKDATEGVAEGAVDANVHQKNK, encoded by the coding sequence ATGAATCATAACGTAAGAAATATAGAAACTGGCAAAAGAATGTTTCGCTTCGTAAGTAGCGTGGTTTTAGTCACTGTACTAGCCACGCTCTTTGGCGTTATGTGGTATATGCGTTTACAGATGCTTATGTCACAGCGATTCTTGAGTATCGGTAACTATTTAATGATTGGCCTTTATGTGGTTTTGACAGTTCTCATGATTAACACATTCAAAGGCTTCAACATCGGAAGTGGAAGAATATCAATCCTTACAATGTCTCAGGCTATCGCCATGGGACTTGTAAACATGCTTGAATTCATCATCGTAATTTTGATGACACGTATCAAGCAGTTGATGTGGATGACATTGGCATACATTATTGTGCTTACAATTGCAGATGCTATAGCTGTGCTTGTTATCACATATGTCAGCACAAAGCTTTATCGAGCAGTGTTCCCACCATTCACAATTCTAAATATCTATGGTGATTATCAGAACGACCTGGTTCGTAAGATGAATCGTCGTGCAGATAAATATCGCATCACAGGCGAAATGAGCTGTATGGAGCCACTTGATAAGATTATCCGTGAGCTTGAAAACTACGATGCAGTTCTTGTAAACGATGTTCCATCGGAAATCCGAAACGACATTGTAAAGGCATGCTTTGCAACAGATAAGCGAGTATATTTCACACCAAAGATTTCAGACATCCTTATCAAGGGTGCAGAGGAGGTTAACCTTTTCGATACACCTCTTTATCTTTGCAAGAATGTTGGAATGGATGGCATTTCAGCTACACTTAAGCGTCTTGGTGATATTTTTATTTCCCTTGTCGGAATCATTCTTTCATCACCAGTTATGCTTGTGACAGCTATACTTATCCACAAATACGACGGCGGCCCAGTGTTTTATAAACAGACCCGTTGTACTATTGGTGGAAAAGAATACAAAATCATGAAGTTCCGTTCAATGATTACTGATGCAGAAAAGGATGGAAAAGCAAGACTTGCCAGCGAAAACGACGATAGAATTACTCCAATTGGACATTTTATCAGAGCTACTCGTATTGATGAGCTTCCACAGTTCTTCAATATCCTCAAGGGTGAAATGTCAGTTGTTGGCCCTCGTCCAGAACGTCCAGAAATCATTGCAGAATACATCAAGGATGTGCCTGAATTTGCCTTCCGTACACACGTAAAAGCTGGTCTTACAGGATATGCTCAGGTATACGGAAAATACAATACCACATCTTACGACAAGCTTAAGCTTGATATGATTTACGTTGAAAAATGTTCAGTATTCTTGGACATCCAGCTCATCCTTATGACCCTTCGTGTTATCTTTACAAAGGATGCCACAGAGGGTGTTGCCGAAGGAGCCGTAGATGCCAATGTGCATCAAAAGAATAAATAA
- a CDS encoding oligosaccharide flippase family protein, protein MLTKLLEKIKSADFILVTISTVICSGISFIFSVYSKSLVPVKPLGIYSTCLLAQTYMNYAQFGVLNAYNRDYPQALGRKDYETANKLKNTATTFMLMIYLIIFVVFEAWAFFYYRGRIGMDQYQAYYAFGYAMCPIMILLKSFDDMSNATVRMNGKYNYSAAIGFLRTIIAFGIGVAALNVVGYYGLYAMTMSSALLGIIMFRKNALKGVRLSFDFSYMKVMIIGGLPLLINSLIWTLVQSVDKFVILGFLTTDDLGVYSVPLMGFTTMVLVPQTISQVFYIKVSHLYGANKDEKQLLEKASYFTNITSVISGAACVCVFFIMPIFVQMFMPMYTDGTPATQILIIGVAIYSTTMLFGNIFSVLKLNKSLIANSVALCIFNVIFSTGLVVFVERSINMVAIGTGMSYALYSLLLMIKLSRKFNYSFLKLFANSWLPLLAIVIPGILYYMLIENIYVAAALALFTILVVCGILTKLIFFRR, encoded by the coding sequence ATGCTTACCAAACTGCTAGAAAAAATTAAAAGTGCAGATTTTATACTAGTGACTATTTCCACAGTTATCTGCTCGGGAATATCATTTATATTTAGCGTATACTCAAAGTCACTTGTTCCAGTAAAACCACTGGGTATTTACAGCACCTGCTTACTTGCCCAGACATATATGAATTACGCCCAGTTCGGCGTGCTCAACGCCTACAATAGGGATTATCCTCAGGCCCTTGGCCGTAAGGATTATGAAACAGCAAACAAACTCAAAAACACAGCTACCACATTTATGCTGATGATATATCTCATCATCTTTGTGGTATTTGAAGCATGGGCTTTCTTTTACTATCGCGGCCGCATCGGCATGGACCAGTACCAGGCTTATTACGCCTTTGGATATGCTATGTGCCCAATTATGATTCTGCTGAAGAGCTTTGATGATATGTCAAATGCCACAGTCAGGATGAATGGAAAATACAATTATTCAGCAGCCATCGGATTCCTTCGCACAATAATTGCCTTCGGAATTGGTGTTGCTGCGCTAAACGTAGTAGGCTACTACGGTCTTTACGCCATGACAATGTCATCAGCGTTACTCGGAATTATTATGTTCCGCAAGAATGCACTTAAGGGAGTGCGCCTCAGCTTCGACTTTTCATATATGAAAGTCATGATTATCGGCGGCCTTCCACTTTTAATCAATAGCTTGATTTGGACTTTGGTTCAAAGCGTGGATAAATTTGTTATCCTTGGATTTTTGACTACTGACGACTTGGGAGTTTACTCAGTGCCTTTGATGGGATTCACTACTATGGTGCTTGTCCCACAGACAATTTCTCAGGTGTTTTACATAAAGGTTTCTCATTTGTATGGGGCCAATAAAGATGAAAAGCAGCTCCTTGAAAAGGCTAGCTATTTTACCAACATCACATCAGTTATTTCCGGAGCAGCATGTGTTTGCGTATTCTTCATCATGCCAATATTTGTGCAGATGTTTATGCCAATGTACACAGATGGAACCCCTGCAACTCAGATTCTTATCATCGGCGTTGCAATCTACTCCACAACCATGCTTTTCGGAAACATTTTCAGTGTGCTTAAGCTGAACAAATCATTGATTGCAAACTCAGTTGCACTTTGCATTTTCAATGTAATTTTCTCAACTGGTTTAGTTGTATTTGTAGAGCGCAGCATCAATATGGTTGCCATCGGCACAGGAATGAGCTATGCCCTATACTCACTGCTTTTGATGATAAAGCTTTCAAGAAAGTTCAACTACTCGTTCTTAAAGCTTTTTGCCAACAGCTGGCTACCACTTTTAGCCATCGTAATTCCAGGCATACTTTATTACATGCTCATAGAAAACATCTATGTTGCCGCAGCTTTGGCTTTGTTTACCATACTAGTGGTCTGTGGTATACTTACTAAGTTAATTTTCTTTAGGAGATAA
- a CDS encoding glycosyltransferase family 4 protein: MKKALMHAHTAYMVTQFNIDNIKILQDLGYTVDVACCWADDDSALSPEAMKARRKMLDDLGCRVIETASLRKIFNISELSKAYKQLKHEVETNKYEIVHTQSPIGGVICRLACRKARKLYGTKVIYAAHGFHFFKGAPLKNWLVFYNVEKYCSKFTDLLITINQEDYENAQKFKAKEVAYVPGAGVDTNKFVASPDGRDRIRKELGIDDETTVLLSVGELIPRKNHVEVLEALKQMKDAGKDYKIKYLIAGRGKIANELQAKINKLGLQEQVQMLGFRSDVADVFAASDIYVFPSHQEGLPVALMEAMSVGMPVVCSRIRGNVDLIEEGVGGYLFDSKDVSTLVTALDRMMVKAEIDRRAMGSHNVAVMENFDKNHVNAVMKEIYSNL, encoded by the coding sequence ATGAAAAAAGCTTTAATGCATGCACATACTGCATACATGGTGACTCAATTCAATATTGATAATATTAAGATCTTGCAGGACCTTGGCTACACAGTAGATGTGGCTTGCTGTTGGGCAGATGATGATAGCGCTCTTTCACCGGAGGCTATGAAGGCTCGCAGAAAGATGCTTGATGACCTAGGCTGTCGCGTGATTGAGACAGCCAGCCTTAGAAAGATTTTCAATATTTCAGAGCTTTCAAAGGCTTATAAACAGTTGAAGCATGAGGTGGAAACAAACAAGTACGAAATTGTCCACACTCAGTCCCCAATCGGAGGAGTTATCTGCAGATTAGCCTGCCGAAAGGCCAGAAAGCTTTACGGTACAAAGGTTATTTATGCAGCGCATGGTTTCCATTTCTTCAAAGGTGCACCACTTAAGAACTGGTTGGTGTTCTACAATGTGGAAAAGTACTGCAGTAAATTTACCGACCTGTTGATAACTATCAATCAGGAAGATTATGAAAACGCTCAAAAGTTCAAGGCCAAGGAAGTGGCTTATGTGCCAGGTGCGGGTGTTGATACAAACAAATTTGTAGCTAGCCCAGACGGTCGCGATAGAATCAGAAAAGAGCTTGGCATCGACGATGAAACTACAGTTTTATTGTCAGTAGGAGAGCTGATTCCACGTAAGAATCACGTGGAGGTTTTGGAAGCCTTGAAGCAAATGAAGGATGCCGGCAAAGACTACAAGATTAAATATCTTATCGCAGGAAGAGGCAAAATCGCTAACGAGCTTCAGGCCAAGATTAACAAGCTTGGTCTTCAGGAGCAGGTTCAGATGCTAGGCTTCAGAAGTGACGTGGCAGATGTTTTTGCAGCCAGTGATATTTACGTGTTCCCTTCTCATCAGGAGGGCCTTCCAGTTGCATTGATGGAGGCAATGTCAGTTGGCATGCCAGTTGTATGCAGCCGTATTCGTGGAAATGTTGATTTGATTGAAGAAGGCGTTGGTGGATATCTCTTCGACTCTAAGGATGTGTCCACACTTGTGACAGCCCTTGATCGAATGATGGTCAAAGCCGAAATCGACCGCAGAGCCATGGGCTCACACAATGTAGCTGTGATGGAAAATTTCGACAAGAATCACGTAAATGCGGTAATGAAAGAAATATATAGTAACCTATAA